In one Halosimplex halophilum genomic region, the following are encoded:
- a CDS encoding sulfatase: protein MPSLLITVDAVRQSHLGQFGYHRDTMPALDRLAADGTTFPNAFSNAPYTRMSIPSFHTSQYRGHELIGESPTIAEALSDAGAHTACLGTLTGFKDNEGALVFDEYADLGRDEFYEQANHSPVLDAAKRAVEPVVSVSRPLYEAAESVHDRLFSTHEFKGYTSAERMTDEVIDWLREAPDDFFLWVHYMEGHRPYGVHDPDPEYLDEQPDDETIMELMETAGTAPDDVTMGQNRLIEDLYDSDLRYCSEHLDRLFDFMQSAGLWAETDIYFTSDHGEEFYDHGMYFHRNLPYDELINVPLFTKLASRPGGETIAADRELLDLAPTICREHGLDTDDLPFLGTNLFEGGDRKVITTGSAAIDDRAVVGGRWDGWKYIRDGDRRHLFDLEADPDERADLADDRPGVVDEFEAEIPDPLFRTESLGTRDPDDAADEEQLAALGYMEV, encoded by the coding sequence ATGCCCTCCCTGTTGATCACGGTCGACGCCGTCAGGCAGTCCCATCTCGGACAGTTCGGCTACCACCGCGACACGATGCCCGCGCTGGACCGGCTGGCGGCCGACGGCACGACCTTCCCCAACGCCTTCTCGAACGCGCCGTACACGCGGATGTCGATCCCCTCCTTTCACACGTCGCAGTACCGCGGTCACGAGCTCATCGGCGAGTCGCCCACGATCGCCGAAGCCCTCAGCGACGCGGGCGCCCACACCGCCTGCCTCGGGACGCTGACGGGGTTCAAGGACAACGAGGGCGCGCTCGTGTTCGACGAGTACGCCGACCTCGGCCGCGACGAGTTCTACGAGCAGGCCAACCACTCGCCCGTCCTCGACGCCGCGAAGCGGGCCGTCGAGCCGGTGGTCAGCGTCTCGCGGCCGCTCTACGAGGCCGCCGAGTCCGTCCACGACCGCCTGTTCTCGACCCACGAGTTCAAGGGCTACACCAGCGCCGAGCGGATGACCGACGAGGTGATCGACTGGCTCCGGGAGGCCCCCGACGACTTCTTCCTGTGGGTCCACTACATGGAGGGCCACCGCCCCTACGGCGTCCACGACCCCGACCCGGAGTACCTCGACGAGCAGCCCGACGACGAGACGATCATGGAGCTCATGGAGACGGCCGGCACCGCGCCCGACGACGTGACGATGGGCCAGAACCGCCTCATCGAGGACCTCTACGACTCCGATCTCCGGTACTGCTCCGAGCACCTCGACCGGCTGTTCGACTTCATGCAGTCGGCCGGCCTTTGGGCGGAGACGGACATCTACTTCACCTCCGACCACGGCGAGGAGTTCTACGACCACGGGATGTACTTCCACCGGAACCTCCCGTACGACGAGCTGATCAACGTCCCGCTGTTCACCAAGCTCGCGTCCCGACCGGGCGGGGAGACGATAGCGGCGGACCGCGAGCTGCTCGATCTGGCCCCGACGATCTGCCGGGAGCACGGCCTCGACACGGACGACCTGCCGTTCCTCGGGACCAACCTCTTCGAGGGGGGCGACAGGAAGGTGATCACGACGGGGTCGGCGGCCATCGACGACAGGGCCGTGGTCGGCGGCCGCTGGGACGGCTGGAAGTACATCCGCGACGGCGACCGCCGGCACCTGTTCGACCTGGAGGCCGACCCCGACGAGCGGGCCGACCTCGCGGACGACCGTCCGGGCGTCGTCGACGAGTTCGAGGCCGAGATCCCCGACCCGCTGTTCCGGACGGAGTCGCTGGGCACCCGCGACCCCGACGACGCCGCCGACGAGGAACAGCTGGCGGCGCTCGGCTACATGGAAGTCTGA
- a CDS encoding lipid II flippase MurJ has translation MRLGRTTLFHFASHVVVSLAGFAATFAIARLGGADLIGLYAPAVAVAFWLNIPATAVGDSLTKRLSEGSDRGEYLATGLVMLAGIAVVLGVAVVLGTPLVNWLVGAEVGDVVALLVVGNVAFIGVRAVLNGEKKVARAAGTKSLERIVRSVLQIAAVAAGYGVTALVAGHAAALFVGTLAAVVFVDLSPGRPTRRAARSLFDFARYTWLSTLKTRAFSWMDTVVLAAFAVGSTLIGVYEVAWSLASVFALVAVSVKSTLFPEMSELGVDDEHDRIHHYLNEGLVFTGVFVIPGLFGAWALGERVLRIYRPEFTQGAPILVLLVLARMLAAYGEQFLNVVNAIDRPDVAFRVNLAFAGSNLLLNVALIYLYGWVGAAVATVLSAGVGLVYSYVALSRLVGRPDVPVLEIARQAVAALVMVAAVVSVRPAVPTGNYLTIGLVLAGAAVYTAVLIAVSGRIRAKVRGLAGV, from the coding sequence ATGCGGCTCGGCCGGACAACCCTCTTTCACTTCGCCTCCCACGTCGTCGTCTCGCTCGCCGGGTTCGCGGCGACGTTCGCGATCGCCCGGCTCGGCGGCGCGGACCTCATCGGCCTCTACGCGCCGGCCGTGGCCGTCGCCTTCTGGCTGAACATCCCCGCGACGGCAGTCGGCGACTCGCTCACGAAGCGGCTGAGCGAGGGGAGCGACCGGGGGGAGTACCTCGCGACGGGCCTCGTGATGCTGGCCGGGATCGCCGTCGTCCTCGGGGTCGCCGTCGTCCTCGGCACGCCGCTGGTCAACTGGCTCGTCGGCGCCGAGGTCGGCGACGTGGTCGCGCTGCTGGTCGTCGGCAACGTCGCGTTCATCGGCGTCAGAGCCGTCCTCAACGGCGAGAAGAAGGTGGCCAGGGCCGCGGGCACGAAGTCCCTGGAGCGGATCGTCCGCTCGGTCCTGCAGATCGCGGCGGTCGCGGCCGGCTACGGCGTCACCGCGCTCGTCGCCGGCCACGCCGCCGCCCTGTTCGTCGGGACGCTGGCCGCCGTCGTCTTCGTCGACCTCTCGCCGGGGCGGCCGACCCGGCGGGCGGCGCGGAGCCTCTTCGACTTCGCCCGCTACACGTGGCTCAGCACGCTGAAGACCCGCGCGTTCAGCTGGATGGACACGGTCGTCCTCGCCGCGTTCGCGGTCGGGTCGACGCTGATCGGCGTCTACGAGGTGGCCTGGAGCCTCGCGTCGGTGTTCGCGCTCGTCGCCGTCTCGGTCAAGAGCACGCTCTTCCCGGAGATGAGCGAGCTCGGCGTCGACGACGAGCACGACCGCATCCACCACTACCTCAACGAGGGGCTGGTGTTCACCGGCGTCTTCGTCATCCCCGGGCTGTTCGGCGCGTGGGCGCTCGGCGAGCGCGTCCTGCGCATCTACCGGCCCGAGTTCACCCAGGGCGCGCCGATCCTGGTATTGCTCGTCCTCGCGCGGATGCTCGCGGCCTACGGCGAGCAGTTCCTCAACGTCGTCAACGCGATCGACCGCCCCGACGTGGCCTTCCGCGTCAACCTCGCGTTCGCCGGCTCGAACCTCCTGTTGAACGTCGCGCTCATCTACCTCTACGGCTGGGTCGGCGCCGCCGTCGCGACCGTTCTCTCGGCCGGCGTCGGCCTCGTGTACTCCTACGTCGCGCTGTCCCGGCTCGTCGGGCGACCGGACGTGCCGGTCCTCGAGATCGCCCGCCAGGCCGTCGCGGCCCTCGTGATGGTCGCGGCCGTCGTTTCGGTCCGCCCGGCCGTCCCGACCGGGAACTACCTGACGATCGGGCTGGTGCTGGCCGGCGCGGCGGTCTACACCGCGGTCCTGATCGCCGTCTCCGGCCGGATCCGGGCGAAGGTCCGGGGGCTCGCTGGCGTGTAG
- a CDS encoding sulfatase-like hydrolase/transferase, producing MTNIALVVMDTLRKDSFDEHFDWLPGARYENAWSPGGWTVPVHATLFGGLYSSELGVYAKTTALDCEKPVLAEHLSRAGYTTRGFSANANIADAFQFTRGFDEFHHSWRGRRRDPDIVDWAEFISETRGEGPTRFLRAVRRCFADDVDTVESLKFGVRMKARDLGIASIAGEDDGASEVLDLVESTDFGDDEFLFVNLMEAHGPYNAPEEYRTVDVSANPSFEETVGDGPEADPADVRQAYEDCVRYLSDVYRDIFAELREEFDVVVTLSDHGEMFGEDDVWGHNHGLYPELTHVPLTVWDGGDAVETREETVGLLDVYRTVLSAAGVADDEARGRDLRADRGSRSYLTERHGLRSERISHLRNQGYDEATVERYDAPLNGAVVEDGSYGCETLDGFRTWGDTDEATVRAAIDEVVDTLAVRDVALGEGQDLPSDVEERLSELGYV from the coding sequence ATGACGAACATCGCACTGGTGGTGATGGACACGCTGCGGAAGGACTCGTTCGACGAGCACTTCGACTGGCTGCCGGGCGCGCGATACGAGAACGCGTGGTCGCCCGGCGGGTGGACCGTCCCGGTCCACGCGACGCTGTTCGGCGGGCTGTACTCGAGCGAGCTCGGCGTCTACGCCAAGACCACGGCGCTCGACTGCGAGAAGCCCGTCCTCGCGGAGCACCTCTCGCGGGCCGGCTACACGACCCGCGGGTTCAGCGCCAACGCCAACATCGCGGACGCCTTCCAGTTCACCCGCGGCTTCGACGAGTTCCACCACAGCTGGCGGGGCCGCCGGCGCGACCCCGACATCGTCGACTGGGCGGAGTTCATCTCCGAGACGCGCGGCGAGGGACCGACGCGGTTCCTCAGGGCGGTCCGGCGCTGTTTCGCCGACGACGTCGACACCGTCGAGTCGCTGAAGTTCGGCGTCAGGATGAAGGCCCGCGACCTGGGCATCGCCTCCATCGCCGGCGAGGACGACGGCGCCAGCGAGGTCCTCGACCTCGTCGAGTCGACCGACTTCGGCGACGACGAGTTCCTCTTCGTGAACCTGATGGAGGCCCACGGGCCGTACAACGCCCCGGAGGAGTACCGGACCGTCGACGTCTCGGCCAACCCCAGTTTCGAGGAGACGGTCGGCGACGGCCCCGAGGCAGACCCGGCGGACGTGCGCCAGGCCTACGAGGACTGCGTCCGGTATCTCTCGGACGTCTACCGGGACATCTTCGCGGAGCTCCGCGAGGAGTTCGACGTGGTCGTGACGCTGTCGGACCACGGGGAGATGTTCGGCGAGGACGACGTCTGGGGGCACAACCACGGCCTCTACCCCGAGCTGACCCACGTGCCGCTGACCGTCTGGGATGGCGGGGACGCCGTCGAGACCCGCGAGGAGACGGTGGGGCTGCTCGACGTCTACCGGACGGTGCTGTCGGCGGCCGGCGTGGCGGACGACGAGGCGCGCGGCCGCGACCTGCGCGCCGACCGCGGGTCGCGCTCGTATCTCACCGAGCGCCACGGCCTCCGCTCCGAGCGGATCTCCCACCTCCGGAACCAGGGCTACGACGAGGCGACCGTCGAGCGCTACGACGCGCCGCTCAACGGCGCGGTCGTCGAGGACGGATCCTACGGCTGCGAGACGCTCGACGGCTTCCGGACGTGGGGCGACACGGACGAGGCGACGGTCCGGGCGGCCATCGACGAGGTCGTCGACACGCTCGCCGTCAGGGACGTGGCGCTCGGCGAGGGCCAGGACCTCCCGAGCGACGTGGAGGAGCGGCTGTCGGAACTCGGCTACGTCTAG
- a CDS encoding glycosyltransferase family A protein, which produces MIAGASVALGVPVYERTEKLRNLLESAENVPVDTVYVADNGHTEERRDLYDSEFGFELVPIDVEYDSGLGNCRRSIVDRLDEDYLVIADSDHTIPGNVATLVDQLEARPEFGGVCGLLFEHGGLRGTCHDLYERGDLLVRDIRGKDAELVAGQPLVEFDFLQNVAAFRRECVEDYAWDPQLQQGKPHLDFYVGHKRRTDWRFGCCPAVQFPHYPGGGSSYTANRNKRERLMDAREYFLDKWGYRQIVYGQLEWLETQDRLPSDGRVAELLAKRLLTRLPLELQAKVTDARQFVRKLQGRPPL; this is translated from the coding sequence ATGATCGCAGGCGCGTCAGTCGCCCTCGGTGTCCCCGTCTACGAGCGGACCGAGAAGCTCCGGAACCTCCTCGAATCGGCCGAGAACGTCCCCGTCGACACCGTCTACGTCGCCGACAACGGCCACACCGAGGAGCGGCGCGACCTCTACGACTCGGAGTTCGGGTTCGAGCTGGTCCCCATCGACGTGGAGTACGACTCCGGGCTGGGGAACTGCCGGCGGAGCATCGTCGACCGGCTCGACGAGGACTACCTGGTCATCGCCGACAGCGACCACACGATCCCGGGGAACGTGGCGACGCTCGTCGACCAGCTGGAGGCCCGGCCCGAGTTCGGCGGCGTCTGCGGGCTCCTCTTCGAGCACGGCGGGCTCCGCGGGACCTGCCACGACCTCTACGAGCGGGGGGACCTCCTCGTCCGGGACATCCGCGGCAAGGACGCGGAGCTCGTCGCCGGCCAGCCGCTCGTCGAGTTCGACTTCCTCCAGAACGTCGCCGCCTTCCGCCGCGAGTGCGTCGAGGACTACGCCTGGGACCCCCAGCTCCAGCAGGGCAAACCCCACCTCGACTTCTACGTCGGCCACAAGCGCCGGACCGACTGGCGGTTCGGCTGCTGTCCGGCGGTGCAGTTCCCCCACTACCCCGGCGGCGGCAGCTCCTACACCGCCAACCGGAACAAGCGCGAACGGTTGATGGACGCCCGCGAGTACTTCCTCGACAAGTGGGGCTACCGCCAGATCGTCTACGGCCAGCTCGAGTGGCTGGAGACCCAGGACCGGCTCCCCTCGGACGGCCGCGTCGCCGAACTGCTCGCGAAGCGACTGCTGACGCGGCTTCCCCTCGAACTGCAGGCGAAGGTGACCGACGCGCGGCAGTTCGTCCGCAAGCTCCAGGGCCGGCCGCCGCTGTAG
- a CDS encoding alkaline phosphatase family protein: MTLVVLGVDALDPDLVDADAHPNLTLAAHGAIGTIDSHAGEPSTHELWPTIITGLPPSEHGLELGDDGVAWGNPVLEFGSAVADYLLPDSLQTRLGAWLLTNTDTDAFRTPATYYADNGLTTVFDGREAEPIGVPNYVVDPDSEDREHALRRSLGDLFERDPEATGGHTSSDPETFYEQCMEMAMIRVARARRAYRGGRHELVFAYTSGLDLIGHVTYDRPELQRAAYDELDEFVGELRADLGDDDELLLVSDHGLQDGVHTHEAMVAATDGSLVESIESVTDVRAAIDAELDGTDHSGTPTHRPAAGEGGGVGGDRVKEQLEDLGYM, from the coding sequence ATGACGCTGGTCGTGCTCGGCGTGGACGCGCTCGACCCGGACCTGGTCGACGCCGACGCCCACCCGAACCTCACCCTGGCGGCCCACGGCGCGATCGGGACGATCGACAGCCACGCGGGCGAGCCGAGCACGCACGAACTCTGGCCGACGATCATCACGGGGTTGCCCCCGTCGGAGCACGGGCTCGAACTCGGCGACGACGGCGTGGCGTGGGGCAACCCGGTGCTGGAGTTCGGCAGCGCGGTCGCCGACTACCTGCTGCCCGACTCGCTGCAGACCCGCCTCGGCGCCTGGCTGCTGACCAACACCGACACCGACGCCTTCCGGACGCCGGCCACCTACTACGCCGACAACGGCCTCACCACCGTCTTCGACGGGCGCGAGGCGGAGCCGATCGGCGTCCCGAACTACGTGGTCGACCCGGACAGCGAGGACCGCGAACACGCCCTCCGGCGGAGCCTGGGGGACCTGTTCGAGCGCGACCCCGAGGCGACCGGCGGCCACACCTCCTCGGACCCCGAGACGTTCTACGAGCAGTGCATGGAGATGGCGATGATACGGGTCGCCCGGGCGCGGCGGGCCTACCGCGGCGGCCGCCACGAGCTCGTCTTCGCCTACACCAGCGGCCTCGACCTGATCGGCCACGTGACCTACGACCGCCCCGAACTGCAGCGGGCCGCCTACGACGAACTCGACGAGTTCGTCGGCGAGCTCCGCGCGGACCTCGGGGACGACGACGAACTCCTGCTGGTCAGCGACCACGGCCTGCAGGACGGCGTCCACACCCACGAGGCGATGGTCGCCGCGACCGACGGGTCGCTCGTCGAGTCGATCGAGAGCGTCACGGACGTGCGGGCGGCCATCGACGCGGAACTCGACGGGACCGACCACTCGGGGACGCCGACCCACCGGCCGGCGGCCGGCGAGGGCGGCGGCGTCGGCGGGGACCGCGTGAAAGAGCAGCTGGAAGACCTCGGGTACATGTGA
- a CDS encoding sulfatase-like hydrolase/transferase yields MARNVVLVVLDSVRKDYFDEHAPRLADAADVSFEHCRAASNWSPSSHGAIFTGELPHVSGLHSHDPSYDDIPIEDTLFDAFRDHYRFAVSSNLFVARPYGFDEYFDEFTSVSRHAVFAEGEEIDSFLHDVDADGVRRYYEFLRQALGHDETVRSIANGLMLKTNDYLEGVPVPRLWDYGTRTQLSHAADLATAGREPFFGFINLMETHNPHANNVFYRAEDVPNDWWSDKHRTVPFNNRLLEDPDGYDDHVQHYRDTYAASIDYVDRKLVPFVERLRRETEEETTVVVTADHGENLCYPDDDGMLGHIGNVTESLLHVPLLVFNAPESVREPDDTYFSHLDLRTLLAGLADDELPTTYRDRVPAEVVGGAPPDHVENYDYWDRMIRAVYDGDRKYVWDSFGERSVYRVDRDRPCRQEEVDEPFDESVEELFEVPLAEFKSRFGDAQEKDWGDDIPEDRLKRLGYL; encoded by the coding sequence ATGGCGCGGAACGTCGTCCTCGTGGTCCTCGACTCCGTCCGGAAAGACTACTTCGACGAGCACGCCCCCCGGCTGGCCGACGCGGCGGACGTGTCCTTCGAACACTGCCGCGCGGCGAGCAACTGGAGCCCCTCCAGCCACGGCGCCATCTTCACCGGCGAGCTCCCGCACGTCTCGGGGCTGCACAGCCACGACCCCAGCTACGACGACATCCCCATCGAGGACACGCTGTTCGACGCGTTCCGCGACCACTACCGCTTCGCCGTCAGCAGCAACCTCTTCGTCGCCCGGCCGTACGGGTTCGACGAGTACTTCGACGAGTTCACCAGCGTCTCGCGCCACGCCGTCTTCGCCGAGGGCGAGGAGATCGACTCGTTCCTCCACGACGTCGACGCCGATGGGGTCCGCCGCTACTACGAGTTCCTCAGGCAGGCGCTGGGCCACGACGAGACCGTCAGGAGCATCGCCAACGGGCTGATGCTCAAGACCAACGACTACCTGGAGGGCGTGCCCGTCCCGCGGCTGTGGGACTACGGCACCCGGACGCAGCTCTCCCACGCGGCCGACCTCGCGACGGCCGGTCGCGAACCCTTCTTCGGCTTCATCAACCTGATGGAGACGCACAACCCCCACGCGAACAACGTCTTCTACCGGGCCGAGGACGTGCCGAACGACTGGTGGTCCGACAAGCACCGGACGGTGCCGTTCAACAACCGCCTCCTGGAGGACCCCGACGGCTACGACGACCACGTCCAGCACTACCGCGACACCTACGCCGCGTCGATCGACTACGTCGACCGCAAGCTCGTCCCGTTCGTCGAGCGGCTCCGGCGGGAGACCGAGGAAGAGACGACGGTCGTCGTGACCGCCGACCACGGCGAGAACCTCTGCTATCCCGACGACGACGGCATGCTGGGCCACATCGGCAACGTCACCGAGTCGCTGCTGCACGTGCCGCTGCTCGTGTTCAACGCCCCCGAGTCCGTCCGCGAGCCCGACGACACCTACTTCTCGCACCTCGACCTGCGGACCCTCCTGGCGGGGCTCGCCGACGACGAACTGCCGACGACCTACAGGGACCGGGTCCCCGCCGAGGTCGTCGGCGGCGCGCCGCCCGACCACGTCGAGAACTACGACTACTGGGACCGGATGATCCGCGCGGTCTACGACGGCGACCGCAAGTACGTCTGGGACTCGTTCGGCGAGCGGTCGGTCTACCGCGTCGACCGCGACCGCCCCTGCCGCCAGGAGGAGGTCGACGAGCCCTTCGACGAGAGCGTCGAGGAGCTGTTCGAGGTCCCGCTCGCCGAGTTCAAGAGCCGGTTCGGCGACGCCCAGGAGAAAGACTGGGGCGACGACATCCCCGAGGACCGGCTGAAGCGGCTCGGCTACCTCTGA